The proteins below are encoded in one region of Oncorhynchus masou masou isolate Uvic2021 chromosome 15, UVic_Omas_1.1, whole genome shotgun sequence:
- the LOC135555509 gene encoding large ribosomal subunit protein mL64-like, whose amino-acid sequence MATSMLCRRTAIFSWAIRMVSPLKSYNPASSHCGLLHQIANYNPKPLKLNLKDSYIPDRESEKTPEWQKTAKYDRKLFGRYGSSSGIDPAKLWPSHAQLEEMIAEEREWNPPLQVMLKNVEAKTKEANAKRLAREKLVAANMAKMPKMVADWRKEKHEAKQKLKDEKARRERLLAEARERFGYAMDPRSPKFLEMVSEIEKEEKKKRKLMKRRLKEEQSHIPPAASSADSSS is encoded by the exons ATGGCGACCTCCATGCTGTGCAGGAGGACAGCAATATTTAGCTGGGCTATTCGAATGGTTTCACCCTTAAAATCGTATAATCCTGCCAGCTCACACTGCGGGCTTCTACATCAGATAGCAAATTATAACCCTAAACCACTGAAATTAAATTTGAAAGATTCATACATACCAGATAGGGAAAGCGAGAAAACTCCGGAATGGCAGAAGACAGCGAAGTATGACCGCAAGCTATTCGGGCGGTATGGCTCTTCGTCGGGAATCGACCCTGCAAAGCTGTGGCCTAGCCATGCCCAGCTCGAGGAGATGATagcagaggagagggaatggAACCCTCCGCTCCAGGTGATGCTGAAGAACGTCGAGGCGAAAACGAAGGAAGCCAATGCGAAACGTCTCGCGAG AGAGAAACTGGTTGCAGCCAATATGGCCAAGATGCCTAAGATGGTGGCTGACTGGAGGAAGGAAAAACATGAGGCGAAACAGAAGTTGAAAGATGAGAAGGCCCGTCGTGAAAGGCTGCTAGCCGAGGCCAGAGAACGCTTTGGGTATGCTATGGACCCCCGTAGCCCCAAGTTCCTGGAGATGGTCAGTGAAATtgaaaaggaggagaagaagaaaaggaaGCTGATGAAACGTAGACTAAAAGAAGAACAGAGCCACATCCCTCCTGCTGCTTCCTCGGCTGATTCCTCGTCTTAA